Part of the Desulfurella amilsii genome is shown below.
AATCGAAGGTAGGAATAAAAGTGACTACTATGCGGCAGTTACAACAAAGTTTTACAGAAAAGCCATTGATAGCTACTATGAAGGTACATTTAAAAAACATGTGGCATATTTGTACAACCAGTTAAAAAGTGTAAGCCACAGACCATACAACTTGGGTTTTTTCTTAGCAAAACCAAAACAATACATCAAAAACAGTGCATATATTCAGCCTTGCACATATGTGGCTATTGTTTTGGAAAATACTAATAACAAAATAAAGCTCCTTGTGAAAAACAGGTTTGAAGCAGGCTCATTTGAGTTTATAACACCAAAAGATAACCTAAGAATTGATATAGATACAATATACGCAAGTGACTTTTCTTGTAAGCAAGTAGTACATCCAGGAGAGATAGTCTACATAAAAAGCGTTGACAATGTAAATAAAAATGATATCCTAAGGTTTTGTGATGAGGGTAATAGCGGGAGTTTATAAAAACAGGCCGTTGGAATTTAAAAAGAGCAAAGAAATTAGGCCTACAAAACAGATAGTAAAAAAATCGTTTTTTGATACAATTTCTCACATTATAGATGGCTCAATATTTTTTGATTTGTTTGCGGGCAATGGTTTTATTGGTATAGAGGCAATATCAAGGGGTGCTAAGAAAGTTATTTTTGTTGATAAAGACGATACTTTTATCAAAAGAAATTTGCAAAACCTAATGGTAGATCCCGAAAAATTTGAAATTTACCGGATGGATGCATTTAATTTCTTGGACTTAGATACAATAGAACATGCAG
Proteins encoded:
- a CDS encoding RsmD family RNA methyltransferase; this encodes MRVIAGVYKNRPLEFKKSKEIRPTKQIVKKSFFDTISHIIDGSIFFDLFAGNGFIGIEAISRGAKKVIFVDKDDTFIKRNLQNLMVDPEKFEIYRMDAFNFLDLDTIEHADIVYIDAPYAIKIDDIVVFLLKKLKKGAIVCIESDKMIEHERVFKIKQFGNTVLNYLR